A part of Gadus morhua chromosome 17, gadMor3.0, whole genome shotgun sequence genomic DNA contains:
- the lrrfip1a gene encoding uncharacterized protein lrrfip1a isoform X15: protein MGTQGAGRKRNPNKERSTAEDDALNLIAREAEARLAAKRAARAEAREIRMKELERQQKELSDEDERMSVGSLSSVRDNGCDDGYSVVSSRSSRLSEDSRLSRGSRLDLQTAPYASSSLSRQPASLYNGYQSSLYEDGLGSASRRVIGSSSRPSDYSSYRGSNSRASSRASSARASPVDNHSSVAGFLRSASSSVLSKDLDDVTIPDFSDVEDRDYIEKGSRAASALTAGTLTALGGTSSRRGSGETAITVDNETSIREIKEIHELKDQIQDVESKYMQNLKEVKDALVEVGEKYRKAMVSNAQLDNEKSNLLYQVDTLKDSLTELEELLAEARREYEEKNKDHEREKHAHSILQFQFNEVKETLKQSEELLNDIRQLRLKQDGFIREISDLQETVEWKDKKIGALERQKTYTDAIRVERDELRDEVVQLKDILKKHGIVLGPDLNINGGIVEPGTDGSSEPGSPLGPDHMASPTEGNSSMLGSALESELRTKQEEEVDSEEPQDRQKLEEAGDRCLTSAEAPSLASDSSTETSRDPDSTCWPKVEDRPGESAPCPELDLESASVIRNIQTSATEMKGVITEQEEMVEEGALSHRLDLITNIVNKEDCSAELNGVISAQGAELAVSGADTVEEALLQTSTEGMENNQMITDLSETIVAEVMRAILETPSKDLHEDQATTLDNIQSQRSNEGQSPQKDGNEVNHIKESVGPISTPPDESPTIGPIAMSDESCPVGPITASPDESSTIGPISTPPDESSTVGPIVMSPDESCPVGPIDMSPDESCPVGPIDMSPDESCPIGPIAMSQPEPGNIEDIENEELENEELSNKLQTKGAGGKKKKKKRKGKKKKAGLQEEEKKQSEEDVNEGTTPENEKENNKKKLSRKDDGSEIPSSSPLQVLKGSQMDPPQENQDTDGVLEPGIVVAQVSSSVSNAESNLDVSDPDTVHPPCLASPSQESVLPAKAVASQFEPEVAATAATDETGPVNEFISHHTTPNPIESFEAPDMNNYGKKTESTRFNVAIDSLHAANESPREDEVEQSNTSSLPVCLESTSSPQEPLETTLSTDQVTLGNDGGDVHVKCETPLGDTFQIEDSGEQKAGVEEEQTSPSCRLLGAVAHCDEPEIDELENMLKVEGTLVHTDNSEGISDSVLAEETFTEITNDISSLPKEGTVLNSSVFEDNVEGTNLAVVISSEAERLIEITDGVAKRISSPDQKQHDLGLDISVELEQDSDQGHVPKLDTPSFPMEGQENEVSQIEELKNQSEELAEVHSVQDEKHNDRASAITEEPEPEPDQSHVQELETPSNPVEDQENKELETESHQVIRLDSDYLNDEDENDEGHSFDFDEMDLEASLSVTLTPTNKTPEKVTRLMPQDANSDVSELGQCEAFQMSVQKGSELRPEGESLETPKQTETAEGIAGGPLGHKDSTSSQEPQTTTGEQNESQTAEVVIDQLLRSVAEDVGGVQEQSHTLVEEGVEQLGGSGDVEFEMGREALGSSIAGGQEVVKDVLLGVGSAEGQVSRQTDPFPPKIESKNSQKAKGKGKGKAKEDCKMS from the exons GCTGAGGCCCGGCTAGCAGCTAAGAGAGCAGCCAGGGCCGAGGCCAGAGAGATCCGCATGAAGGAGCTGGAGCGACAACAGAAGGAG cttTCAGATGAAGATGAACGGATGTCCGTGGGGAGCCTGAGCAGCGTCAGG GACAACGGCTGTGATGACGGTTACAGTGTGGTATCCAGCCGG AGCTCCCGATTGAGTGAGGACAGCCGGCTCTCACGGGGGTCCCGACTAGACCTGCAGACG GCCCCCtatgcctcctcctctctctccagacaGCCAGCCTCTCTGTACAATGGCTACCAG agctcGCTGTATGAGGACGGCCTGGGCAGTGCTTCCCGGCGGGTCATTGGCTCCAGCTCTCGA ccatCAGACTACAGCAGCTACCGGGGGTCCAACTCCAGAGCCTCGTCCCGGGCCAGCTCGGCCCGCGCCAGCCCAGTG GACAACCACAGCTCTGTGGCCGGCTTCTTGCGGAGCGCGAGCAGCAGCGTTCTCTCAAAGGACCTGGATGACGTCACTATCCCTGATTTCTCAGAT GTGGAGGACAGAGATTATATCGAGAAG GGGTCCCGGGCAGCCTCTGCCTTAACCGCTGGGACCCTCACCGCGTTGGGGGGCACCTCCTCCCGGAGAGGAAGTGGCGAGACGGCAATCACCGTAGATAACGAGACGTCCATACGAGAGATCAAG GAGATCCATGAGCTGAAGGATCAGATTCAAGATGTGGAATCAAAGTACATGCAGAACCTCAAGGAAGTTAAG GACGCCttggtggaggtgggtgagaAGTACCGCAAGGCCATGGTGTCCAACGCCCAGCTGGACAATGAGAAGAGCAACCTGCTGTACCAGGTGGACACGCTGAAGGACTCGCTCACCGAGCTTGAGGAGCTGCTGGCCGAGGCGCGCCGCGAGTACGAGGAGAAGAACAAG GACCACGAGCGGGAGAAGCACGCACACAGCATCCTGCAGTTCCAGTTCAACGAGGTGAAGGAGACCCTGAAGCAGAGCGAGGAGCTGCTCAAC GATATCCGCCAGCTGCGCTTGAAGCAGGATGGTTTTATCCGAGAAATATCGGACCTCCAGGAAACTGTTGAGTGGAAGGATAAAAAGATTGGG GCCTTAGAGCGACAGAAAACATATACGGACGCGATCCGAGTGGAACGTGATGAGTTGAGAGATGAGGTGGTTCAGCTGAAAGACATTCTCAAG AAACATGGCATCGTTCTGGGACCGGATCTGAACATCAACGGGGGTATTGTTGAGCCAGGAACCGATGGATCATCGGAACCCGGGTCCCCCCTGGGTCCAGACCACATGGCCTCCCCCACAGAGGGCAACAGCAGCATGCTAG GCAGCGCACTGGAGTCTGAGTTGAGGACTAAacaagaggaagaggtggattCAGAAGAACCGCAAGATCGACAAAAACTTGAGGAAGCAGGAGACCGCTGTTTGACCTCTGCTGAAGCCCCTAGTCTTGCTAGTGATTCCTCCACAGAGACTTCTAGAGACCCCGACTCCACGTGCTGGCCCAAAGTGGAGGACCGTCCAGGAGAAAGTGCCCCTTGCCCAGAGTTAGATTTAGAAAGTGCCAGTGTAATCAGAAATATACAAACTAGTGCTACAGAGATGAAGGGGGTCATAACAGAACAGGAGGAGATGGTTGAAGAAGGTGCATTGAGCCATCGTTTAGATTTAATCACAAACATCGTTAATAAAGAGGATTGCAGCGCAGAGTTGAATGGGGTCATATCAGCGCAGGGTGCTGAGCTGGCTGTGAGTGGGGCAGACACAGTGGAAGAGGCTTTGCTCCAGACAAGTACAGAAGGCATGGAAAACAACCAAATGATAACCGATCTTTCTGAAACCATTGTGGCTGAGGTCATGAGGGCCATTTTAGAGACTCCCAGTAAGGATTTGCATGAAGACCAAGCAACTACCCTGGATAATATCCAATCACAAAGGAGCAATGAGGGCCAATCGCCACAGAAAGATGGAAATGAAGTGAACCACATCAAAGAGTCCGTCGGACCAATCAGCACGCCCCCTGATGAGTCACCCACCATCGGACCAATCGCCATGTCTGATGAGTCATGCCCAGTCGGACCAATCACCGCGTCCCCTGATGAGTCATCCACAATAGGACCAATCAGCACGCCCCCTGATGAGTCATCCACCGTCGGACCAATTGTCATGTCTCCTGATGAGTCATGCCCGGTCGGACCAATCGACATGTCTCCTGATGAGTCATGCCCGGTCGGACCAATCGACATGTCTCCTGATGAGTCATGCCCGATCGGACCAATCGCCATGTCTCAACCTGAGCCTGGGAACATTGAGGACATTGAGAATGAGGAATTAGAGAATGAGGAACTGTCCAACAAACTGCAGACCAAGGGAGCCGGAggcaagaagaagaaaaaaaagaggaaaggcAAAAAGAAGAAAGCAGgacttcaggaggaggagaagaagcaaAGTGAGGAGGATGTAAATGAAGGAACCACACcagagaatgagaaagaaaacaacaaaaaaaagttgaGTAGAAAAGATGATGGATCTGAGATTCCCAGTTCCAGCCCCCTCCAAGTCCTTAAAGGATCTCAAATGGATCCACCACAGGAGAACCAAGATACAGATGGTGTTTTGGAACCTGGGATTGTGGTAGCTCAGGTGAGCAGCTCTGTTTCCAACGCAGAGTCCAATCTGGACGTGTCCGATCCTGACACTGTTCACCCACCCTGTTTAGCTAGTCCTAGTCAGGAGAGTGTGCTCCCAGCAAAGGCAGTTGCCTCACAATTCGAGCCAGAGGTTGCTGCTACTGCAGCAACAGATGAAACTGGTCCCGTAAATGAGTTTATCTCACATCATACAACTCCCAACCCTATAGAGAGCTTTGAGGCCCCAGATATGAACAACTATGGTAAGAAAACTGAATCAACCAGGTTTAATGTAGCCATTGATTCATTACATGCAGCAAATGAATCCCCACGTGAGGATGAGGTGGAACAGTCCAACACCAGCTCCCTTCCAGTGTGTCTGGAGAGCACATCCAGCCCTCAGGAGCCATTGGAGACAACTCTATCCACAGATCAGGTCACTTTAGGTAACGATGGGGGGGATGTGCATGTCAAGTGTGAGACACCTCTCGGAGATACTTTTCAGATAGAGGACTCAGGAGAGCAGAAGGCAGGGGTGGAAGAGGAACAAACCTCCCCTTCTTGTCGTCTACTCGGGGCTGTGGCTCATTGTGATGAGCCAGAAATTGATGAGTTGGAAAACATGCTTAAAGTAGAGGGAACTTTAGTCCATACTGACAACTCTGAAGGAATATCCGACAGTGTGTTAGCAGAGGAAACCTTCACTGAGATTACCAATGATATATCTAGTCTTCCGAAAGAAGGAACCGTTTTGAATTCATCAGTGTTTGAGGATAATGTAGAAGGGACAAATCTTGCCGTCGTCATTTCTAGTGAGGCAGAAAGATTAATTGAGATCACAGATGGAGTTGCAAAGAGGATTTCCTCTCCTGATCAGAAACAACATGATTTAGGATTGGACATCTCAGTGGAGCTAGAACAAGATTCTGACCAGGGCCATGTTCCGAAATTAGATACGccttcatttcctatggaaggCCAGGAGAATGAAGTGAGTCAAATCGAGGAACTGAAGAACCAGTCAGAGGAATTAGCTGAGGTTCATTCAGTTCAGGATGAGAAACACAATGATAGAGCATCAGCAATCACAGAGGAGCCAGAACCTGAACCTGACCAGAGCCATGTTCAGGAGCTTGAGACGCCTTCAAATCCGGTTGAAGACCAGGAGAATAAAGAGCTGGAAACAGAATCACACCAAGTAATTCGACTGGACAGTGATTATCTTAATGATGAGGATGAAAATGATGAAGGACATTCATTTGACTTTGACGAAATGGATTTAGAGGCTTCGTTATCCGTTACTTTGACACCAACAAACAAGACACCTGAGAAAGTGACAAGGCTTATGCCACAAGATGCAAACAGTGATGTCTCTGAGCTTGGCCAATGCGAGGCCTTCCAGATGAGCGTCCAGAAGGGGTCGGAGCTGCGTCCTGAAGGGGAATCCCTGGAGACCCCCAAACAGACAGAGACGGCTGAAGGCATTGCAGGGGGTCCATTAGGTCACAAAGATTCCACTTCATCTCAAGAACCTCAAACCACAACAGGAGAACAAAATGAGTCCCAAACAGCAGAGGTGGTAATTGACCAGCTGCTGCGAAGCGTAGCGGAGGATGTGGGAGGAGTGCAGGAGCAGAGCCACACTTTagtggaggagggagtggagcaGCTTGGTGGTTCAGGAGACGTAGAGTTTGAGATGGGAAGAGAGGCTTTGGGTTCATCCATAGCTGGAGGACAGGAAGTCGTCAAAGATGTGCTGCTGGGCGTTGGGAGTGCAGAGGGTCAGGTTAGCAGGCAAACAGACCCATTTCCCCCCAAGATAGAGTCTAAAAACAGCCAGAAAGCAAAGGGAAAGGGCAAGGGGAAGGCCAAAGAGGACTGTAAGATGTCTTAG
- the lrrfip1a gene encoding uncharacterized protein lrrfip1a isoform X19, producing MGTQGAGRKRNPNKERSTAEDDALNLIAREAEARLAAKRAARAEAREIRMKELERQQKELSDEDERMSVGSLSSVRSSRLSEDSRLSRGSRLDLQTAPYASSSLSRQPASLYNGYQSSLYEDGLGSASRRVIGSSSRPSDYSSYRGSNSRASSRASSARASPVDNHSSVAGFLRSASSSVLSKDLDDVTIPDFSDVEDRDYIEKGSRAASALTAGTLTALGGTSSRRGSGETAITVDNETSIREIKEIHELKDQIQDVESKYMQNLKEVKDALVEVGEKYRKAMVSNAQLDNEKSNLLYQVDTLKDSLTELEELLAEARREYEEKNKDHEREKHAHSILQFQFNEVKETLKQSEELLNDIRQLRLKQDGFIREISDLQETVEWKDKKIGALERQKTYTDAIRVERDELRDEVVQLKDILKKHGIVLGPDLNINGGIVEPGTDGSSEPGSPLGPDHMASPTEGNSSMLGSALESELRTKQEEEVDSEEPQDRQKLEEAGDRCLTSAEAPSLASDSSTETSRDPDSTCWPKVEDRPGESAPCPELDLESASVIRNIQTSATEMKGVITEQEEMVEEGALSHRLDLITNIVNKEDCSAELNGVISAQGAELAVSGADTVEEALLQTSTEGMENNQMITDLSETIVAEVMRAILETPSKDLHEDQATTLDNIQSQRSNEGQSPQKDGNEVNHIKESVGPISTPPDESPTIGPIAMSDESCPVGPITASPDESSTIGPISTPPDESSTVGPIVMSPDESCPVGPIDMSPDESCPVGPIDMSPDESCPIGPIAMSQPEPGNIEDIENEELENEELSNKLQTKGAGGKKKKKKRKGKKKKAGLQEEEKKQSEEDVNEGTTPENEKENNKKKLSRKDDGSEIPSSSPLQVLKGSQMDPPQENQDTDGVLEPGIVVAQVSSSVSNAESNLDVSDPDTVHPPCLASPSQESVLPAKAVASQFEPEVAATAATDETGPVNEFISHHTTPNPIESFEAPDMNNYGKKTESTRFNVAIDSLHAANESPREDEVEQSNTSSLPVCLESTSSPQEPLETTLSTDQVTLGNDGGDVHVKCETPLGDTFQIEDSGEQKAGVEEEQTSPSCRLLGAVAHCDEPEIDELENMLKVEGTLVHTDNSEGISDSVLAEETFTEITNDISSLPKEGTVLNSSVFEDNVEGTNLAVVISSEAERLIEITDGVAKRISSPDQKQHDLGLDISVELEQDSDQGHVPKLDTPSFPMEGQENEVSQIEELKNQSEELAEVHSVQDEKHNDRASAITEEPEPEPDQSHVQELETPSNPVEDQENKELETESHQVIRLDSDYLNDEDENDEGHSFDFDEMDLEASLSVTLTPTNKTPEKVTRLMPQDANSDVSELGQCEAFQMSVQKGSELRPEGESLETPKQTETAEGIAGGPLGHKDSTSSQEPQTTTGEQNESQTAEVVIDQLLRSVAEDVGGVQEQSHTLVEEGVEQLGGSGDVEFEMGREALGSSIAGGQEVVKDVLLGVGSAEGQVSRQTDPFPPKIESKNSQKAKGKGKGKAKEDCKMS from the exons GCTGAGGCCCGGCTAGCAGCTAAGAGAGCAGCCAGGGCCGAGGCCAGAGAGATCCGCATGAAGGAGCTGGAGCGACAACAGAAGGAG cttTCAGATGAAGATGAACGGATGTCCGTGGGGAGCCTGAGCAGCGTCAGG AGCTCCCGATTGAGTGAGGACAGCCGGCTCTCACGGGGGTCCCGACTAGACCTGCAGACG GCCCCCtatgcctcctcctctctctccagacaGCCAGCCTCTCTGTACAATGGCTACCAG agctcGCTGTATGAGGACGGCCTGGGCAGTGCTTCCCGGCGGGTCATTGGCTCCAGCTCTCGA ccatCAGACTACAGCAGCTACCGGGGGTCCAACTCCAGAGCCTCGTCCCGGGCCAGCTCGGCCCGCGCCAGCCCAGTG GACAACCACAGCTCTGTGGCCGGCTTCTTGCGGAGCGCGAGCAGCAGCGTTCTCTCAAAGGACCTGGATGACGTCACTATCCCTGATTTCTCAGAT GTGGAGGACAGAGATTATATCGAGAAG GGGTCCCGGGCAGCCTCTGCCTTAACCGCTGGGACCCTCACCGCGTTGGGGGGCACCTCCTCCCGGAGAGGAAGTGGCGAGACGGCAATCACCGTAGATAACGAGACGTCCATACGAGAGATCAAG GAGATCCATGAGCTGAAGGATCAGATTCAAGATGTGGAATCAAAGTACATGCAGAACCTCAAGGAAGTTAAG GACGCCttggtggaggtgggtgagaAGTACCGCAAGGCCATGGTGTCCAACGCCCAGCTGGACAATGAGAAGAGCAACCTGCTGTACCAGGTGGACACGCTGAAGGACTCGCTCACCGAGCTTGAGGAGCTGCTGGCCGAGGCGCGCCGCGAGTACGAGGAGAAGAACAAG GACCACGAGCGGGAGAAGCACGCACACAGCATCCTGCAGTTCCAGTTCAACGAGGTGAAGGAGACCCTGAAGCAGAGCGAGGAGCTGCTCAAC GATATCCGCCAGCTGCGCTTGAAGCAGGATGGTTTTATCCGAGAAATATCGGACCTCCAGGAAACTGTTGAGTGGAAGGATAAAAAGATTGGG GCCTTAGAGCGACAGAAAACATATACGGACGCGATCCGAGTGGAACGTGATGAGTTGAGAGATGAGGTGGTTCAGCTGAAAGACATTCTCAAG AAACATGGCATCGTTCTGGGACCGGATCTGAACATCAACGGGGGTATTGTTGAGCCAGGAACCGATGGATCATCGGAACCCGGGTCCCCCCTGGGTCCAGACCACATGGCCTCCCCCACAGAGGGCAACAGCAGCATGCTAG GCAGCGCACTGGAGTCTGAGTTGAGGACTAAacaagaggaagaggtggattCAGAAGAACCGCAAGATCGACAAAAACTTGAGGAAGCAGGAGACCGCTGTTTGACCTCTGCTGAAGCCCCTAGTCTTGCTAGTGATTCCTCCACAGAGACTTCTAGAGACCCCGACTCCACGTGCTGGCCCAAAGTGGAGGACCGTCCAGGAGAAAGTGCCCCTTGCCCAGAGTTAGATTTAGAAAGTGCCAGTGTAATCAGAAATATACAAACTAGTGCTACAGAGATGAAGGGGGTCATAACAGAACAGGAGGAGATGGTTGAAGAAGGTGCATTGAGCCATCGTTTAGATTTAATCACAAACATCGTTAATAAAGAGGATTGCAGCGCAGAGTTGAATGGGGTCATATCAGCGCAGGGTGCTGAGCTGGCTGTGAGTGGGGCAGACACAGTGGAAGAGGCTTTGCTCCAGACAAGTACAGAAGGCATGGAAAACAACCAAATGATAACCGATCTTTCTGAAACCATTGTGGCTGAGGTCATGAGGGCCATTTTAGAGACTCCCAGTAAGGATTTGCATGAAGACCAAGCAACTACCCTGGATAATATCCAATCACAAAGGAGCAATGAGGGCCAATCGCCACAGAAAGATGGAAATGAAGTGAACCACATCAAAGAGTCCGTCGGACCAATCAGCACGCCCCCTGATGAGTCACCCACCATCGGACCAATCGCCATGTCTGATGAGTCATGCCCAGTCGGACCAATCACCGCGTCCCCTGATGAGTCATCCACAATAGGACCAATCAGCACGCCCCCTGATGAGTCATCCACCGTCGGACCAATTGTCATGTCTCCTGATGAGTCATGCCCGGTCGGACCAATCGACATGTCTCCTGATGAGTCATGCCCGGTCGGACCAATCGACATGTCTCCTGATGAGTCATGCCCGATCGGACCAATCGCCATGTCTCAACCTGAGCCTGGGAACATTGAGGACATTGAGAATGAGGAATTAGAGAATGAGGAACTGTCCAACAAACTGCAGACCAAGGGAGCCGGAggcaagaagaagaaaaaaaagaggaaaggcAAAAAGAAGAAAGCAGgacttcaggaggaggagaagaagcaaAGTGAGGAGGATGTAAATGAAGGAACCACACcagagaatgagaaagaaaacaacaaaaaaaagttgaGTAGAAAAGATGATGGATCTGAGATTCCCAGTTCCAGCCCCCTCCAAGTCCTTAAAGGATCTCAAATGGATCCACCACAGGAGAACCAAGATACAGATGGTGTTTTGGAACCTGGGATTGTGGTAGCTCAGGTGAGCAGCTCTGTTTCCAACGCAGAGTCCAATCTGGACGTGTCCGATCCTGACACTGTTCACCCACCCTGTTTAGCTAGTCCTAGTCAGGAGAGTGTGCTCCCAGCAAAGGCAGTTGCCTCACAATTCGAGCCAGAGGTTGCTGCTACTGCAGCAACAGATGAAACTGGTCCCGTAAATGAGTTTATCTCACATCATACAACTCCCAACCCTATAGAGAGCTTTGAGGCCCCAGATATGAACAACTATGGTAAGAAAACTGAATCAACCAGGTTTAATGTAGCCATTGATTCATTACATGCAGCAAATGAATCCCCACGTGAGGATGAGGTGGAACAGTCCAACACCAGCTCCCTTCCAGTGTGTCTGGAGAGCACATCCAGCCCTCAGGAGCCATTGGAGACAACTCTATCCACAGATCAGGTCACTTTAGGTAACGATGGGGGGGATGTGCATGTCAAGTGTGAGACACCTCTCGGAGATACTTTTCAGATAGAGGACTCAGGAGAGCAGAAGGCAGGGGTGGAAGAGGAACAAACCTCCCCTTCTTGTCGTCTACTCGGGGCTGTGGCTCATTGTGATGAGCCAGAAATTGATGAGTTGGAAAACATGCTTAAAGTAGAGGGAACTTTAGTCCATACTGACAACTCTGAAGGAATATCCGACAGTGTGTTAGCAGAGGAAACCTTCACTGAGATTACCAATGATATATCTAGTCTTCCGAAAGAAGGAACCGTTTTGAATTCATCAGTGTTTGAGGATAATGTAGAAGGGACAAATCTTGCCGTCGTCATTTCTAGTGAGGCAGAAAGATTAATTGAGATCACAGATGGAGTTGCAAAGAGGATTTCCTCTCCTGATCAGAAACAACATGATTTAGGATTGGACATCTCAGTGGAGCTAGAACAAGATTCTGACCAGGGCCATGTTCCGAAATTAGATACGccttcatttcctatggaaggCCAGGAGAATGAAGTGAGTCAAATCGAGGAACTGAAGAACCAGTCAGAGGAATTAGCTGAGGTTCATTCAGTTCAGGATGAGAAACACAATGATAGAGCATCAGCAATCACAGAGGAGCCAGAACCTGAACCTGACCAGAGCCATGTTCAGGAGCTTGAGACGCCTTCAAATCCGGTTGAAGACCAGGAGAATAAAGAGCTGGAAACAGAATCACACCAAGTAATTCGACTGGACAGTGATTATCTTAATGATGAGGATGAAAATGATGAAGGACATTCATTTGACTTTGACGAAATGGATTTAGAGGCTTCGTTATCCGTTACTTTGACACCAACAAACAAGACACCTGAGAAAGTGACAAGGCTTATGCCACAAGATGCAAACAGTGATGTCTCTGAGCTTGGCCAATGCGAGGCCTTCCAGATGAGCGTCCAGAAGGGGTCGGAGCTGCGTCCTGAAGGGGAATCCCTGGAGACCCCCAAACAGACAGAGACGGCTGAAGGCATTGCAGGGGGTCCATTAGGTCACAAAGATTCCACTTCATCTCAAGAACCTCAAACCACAACAGGAGAACAAAATGAGTCCCAAACAGCAGAGGTGGTAATTGACCAGCTGCTGCGAAGCGTAGCGGAGGATGTGGGAGGAGTGCAGGAGCAGAGCCACACTTTagtggaggagggagtggagcaGCTTGGTGGTTCAGGAGACGTAGAGTTTGAGATGGGAAGAGAGGCTTTGGGTTCATCCATAGCTGGAGGACAGGAAGTCGTCAAAGATGTGCTGCTGGGCGTTGGGAGTGCAGAGGGTCAGGTTAGCAGGCAAACAGACCCATTTCCCCCCAAGATAGAGTCTAAAAACAGCCAGAAAGCAAAGGGAAAGGGCAAGGGGAAGGCCAAAGAGGACTGTAAGATGTCTTAG